A stretch of the Kroppenstedtia eburnea genome encodes the following:
- a CDS encoding alpha/beta-type small acid-soluble spore protein, producing MARTRSSNRLLVPGSAAVLQQYKEEIASEFGVKLGESTTARANGSVGGEITKRLVRQAQQQQAGKQS from the coding sequence ATGGCGCGTACCCGTAGCAGCAACCGTCTGTTGGTACCTGGATCCGCCGCGGTGTTGCAACAGTACAAAGAGGAGATCGCCTCCGAATTCGGTGTCAAGCTGGGCGAGTCGACCACGGCCAGGGCCAACGGTTCTGTCGGAGGGGAGATCACCAAGCGGTTGGTCCGTCAGGCTCAACAGCAACAGGCAGGCAAGCAATCGTAA